The DNA region tcctccttccttcctcttcctcctgcttccttctcctccttccttcctcttccttcctcctccttccttcctcctccttctttccttcctcttccttcttctccttccttccttcttccttctctttccttctcctccttccttcctcttttttcctcatcttcctcctcacccctcttcctctcctcctcctcctttcttcacAACTTTTGGGTGTtgactttccctttttttttctttttgctgtatcTTGCCTTAAATTGGAGACTTTGGGGTCGATGACCACTTATCCTCTCCTCCCttgtttcctcctccttccttcctcctcctaatccctccttccttcctcctcctattctctccttctttcctcctccttcatttcttcttcctcctcttctcccacctTCCTCCACAAtccccctccttcctcctctcccctttctctccttccttcctttctccctccgtctttccttcttctttcctccctcctccttccttccttcccctctgcttcctctctccttccttctttcctccctctttcctttcttccttccttcttccttcttttctccctccttccttccttctcctctccctccttccttcccctctcctccctctttccctccctctttctttccttctcctttccttcttcctccctgcctccttccttccttccttccttcttcttcctcccttcctctttcccccctccttccttccatcctccctcattccttcctttctctccttccttccttcccctctccttcctttctttccttctccttcctccctgcctccctccttcctccctccccccttccttcccctctccttccttccttaccttcctccctccttcctcctcctcagatCTGGCAGTTTGGTGAGTGGCAGGACGTGGTGGTGGACGATTACCTGCCCACCAAGGATGGCAAACTGCTCTTCGTCCACTCCGCCGAGGGCACCGAATTCTGGAGTGCTTTGCTGGAGAAAGCCTACGCCAAGTAcgccccaaccccaaccccaccttTATTTTGGGGCGAAACACTCCAAAATAGCTCCAGAAATTACATCCTGTAGGGTGAATGGGTGCTATGAAGCGCTGTCGGGCGGCAGCACCTCGGAGGGCTTCGAGGATTTCACCGGGGGGGTCACAGAGTGGTACGACCTGCGCAAGCCCCCCGCAGACCTCTACCAGATCATCCTGAAGGCGTTGGAGAGGGGATCCCTCCTGGGGTGCTCCATCGATGTGAGCTTCGTTTTGGGgtcaaaaaaggcattttttggggggggggggaagggggagagggggaggggtggaaagggggaggggtggagagaggaggagaggggagaaatggggagagggaggaaaaggggagagggggaaaaggggaaaggaagaggggggtaagggggaaaggaagaggaggggagaaaagagggaaggaagagaggggaaaagaggaaaggggaaaaaagggggagaagggggaaaagaggaagggaagggaggggaaaaggggaaaggagaagagggggatgaagggaggggaaaaggggaaaggagaagagggggataaaagggggaaaggaaagggaaggaaggggaaaggaagagagtgggaagagaaggagggaaaggggaggaagaaaggatggagaagaggaaacGGGAGAGAAGGGTggaaaagaagggggaaaaggggagaaaaaaggagaaaatggcggcgagaaaggggagagaaggagaaaaggggcaaaaatgagagaaaagggggaaaagaaggggagaaaatgggaaaagagggaggaaaggagggggggaggaagggaaaggaggggaacTCGTGTGATTTGACCCCAGATgcctcccttccccccagaTAACGAGTGCCTTCGACATGGAGGCGGTGACATTCAAGAAGCTGGTGAAGGGCCATGCCTACTCGGTGACGGGAGCCAAGCAGGTGAGAGCCGCCGCCCTTTTTGGGGCAAAAGCCCCCATTTTTGGGTCCCGGCCCTCATGGGTGCCCTTTGCAGATCAGCTACCGCGGGCAGTCGCTGGGTCTGATCCGCATGCGCAACCCATGGGGCGAGGTGGAGTGGACCGGAGCCTGGAGCGATAAGTGAGGCCGTGCCCTTCGTTAGCCTTAATTAAAgggggcagggggtgggagggggggccGCTCACGGGGCTGATGCTGTTGGTTGTCACAGCTCCTCTGAATGGAACGCGGTGGAGCCGGCGCTGAGGCAGCAGCTGATGGTGAGAATGGAGGACGGGGAGTTCTGGTAAGCAATGAGAGGGGGggaaccaaaccaaaccaaaccaaacctcTTCCCTTCACCATTCCGTGCcccaaaaatggggaaaaaatcccttttggaggccattttcccccagaggAATGTGGGGAAGCGGGGATGGGGACCTTTCCTTGCCCTCCAGGATGTCTTTCCGGGACTTCCTGCGGGAATTCACCCGCCTGGAGATCTGCAACCTCACCCCCGACGCCCTCCAGTCCCGGAAGTTCCGCAAGTGGAACACGCGGCTCTACGACGGCTCGTGGCGGCGCGGCAGCACGGCCGGCGGCTGCAGGAACTACCCCGGTCTGcttcctctgcctcttcctcttccccttcctcttcctccccttcctcttttcccccttcctcttttttcccatttcctctttccccttcctcttttcttcttcctcatcctctttccccttttcccccttccccttttcctccttccttcctctccttcctcatcctctttccatttcctcttcccccttccttgtccttctccctcttcctacttcctttttccccttcaccatccttttctccctttcctttcccccttacttgtccttcctccccttcctcattgattttcctcctttgtttttcctttcccctcttccccctccccttcccttttctccttttatttctcccttacctcttcctttttccccttcctccttcctttccccccttcctcttcctcttcctccttctctcatcttccttccccttcctttttcccttccccctttccccttccctttttctgcCCCTTCCCTCcacttttcctcccttcccccctaTTCCCCCCCTTTTTACCTCTCCCCACTCTCCCCACAGCCACGTTTTGGATCAACCCTCAATTCAAGATCTGCCTGGAGGAGGTGGACGACGACGGGGACGATTTTGGTGGCCGTGAGCCGGgctgcagcttcctgctggCCCTCATGCAGAAGCACCGACGCCGCGAGCGCCGCTACGGGAAGGACATGGAGACCATCGGCTTCGCTGTCTACGAggtgtccgtctgtccgtccatctgtctgtctgctgctgcttgtccgTCTGCCTGTCTGGAGCTTGtccatccgtccgtccgtccaCCTGCCTGCCTCTTGTCTGTCTGCCTCTCTGTTGCCCtcttgtctgtctgtctgcctgtctcTCATCCCTCTGTCCGTCTGTCTGCCTCCCTTCCTCtcatctgtctgtctgctgcCCTCTTGTCTGCGTCTGCCTCTCTCCCTCTCGTCTGTCTGTCCGTCCACTGCCCTCTcacctgtctgtctgtctgccacCCTCTCTCTCGTCTTTCCGCCTGTCAGCTCCTggcctgtctgtctgtccctgcCTGTCTTCCTGTCTGTCCTTGCCCGTCTGCCTGTCCCTGCCTGTCCGCCTGCCTGTCAGTCTGTCCgtccctccctgtccctgcctgtTTCCCTGTCCGTCTGCCTGTCGCTCCATCAGTCcgccctcccacccccccacaccccccatcctcaccccccatctcccctccctccccctcagGTTCCCCCCGAGGTTTGTACGCCGCCTCCTCGCTCCCTCCCAGCCTCACCACGGCCTCCCGGACACCGCAGGAGAGggccgccccgctgccgccccgccttttccctctctcccatCCCAACAGCACGTGGGGCGCTCGGGGGTCCACCTGCAGCGCGACTTCTTCCTGTCCAACGCGTCCCGCGCGCGCTCCGAGCAGTTCATCAACCTGCGGGAGGTCAGCACGCGCCTGCGGCTGCCGCCCGGGGAGTACATCGTGGTGCCCTCCACCTTCGAGCCCAACCGCGAGGGGGACTTCGTGCTGCGGGTCTTCTCCGAGAAGAGAGCCGACACCGAGTGAGCCTCCTTCGTTAGCGCTAACGAACCCCCCCCAACCCGCCTCCACGCCGCCCCTGCGGCCggcaccgcccccccccccccgccctgtTGGTGGCATTCGTACGCCCCAACCCTGTGGTTTGTATTCATTCATTCACCCCAACCCATTGGTTCTCATTcactcattcattcattcatccATCCCAACCCGGTGGTTTGCATTCACTCACCCCCACCCATTGTTcttctttcattcattcattcacacCAACCCATTGGTTttcatccatccctccatccgtccatccactcatccatccatccatccatccatccatccatccctccatccatccctccatccatccctccatccatccctccatccctccatccatccatccctccatccatccatccatccctccatccatccctccatccctccatccctccatccctccatccctccatccatccatccctccatccatccctccatccatccctccatccatccatccctccatccatccatccctccatccatccctccatccatccctccatccattcctccatccatccctccatccgtccatccactcatccatccatccatccatccatccctccatccatccctccatccatccctccctccatccctccatccatgcacccacccatccatccattccttccctcccaccGTAATGTTCCATCCCTGTTTTTCTCCACAGAGAAATGGATGACAAAATAGAGGCGAAGCTCCCGGATGAGGTGAGGTTTTTTTTACCAAAACcacccttttctcccccaaaagtGCCATTGTTGCCCTCAAAAGCCCTACATTTCCCCCACATTCACTTTTCCCCCCGATCCCTtatttccccccacccccaatcTCCTCCAAATCCCTACTTTTCCCCCCAACCCCTATTGATCCCTTCCCAAAAAAACTCTTTTTGCCCCAAACACCCCTATCCCCCCCCAACTAcctgtttccccccccccaaaaacccctatttctccccccaaaacccccatttcccacacactccccatttccccccctaAATACCCCTTTTTTCCCTAAAAACCCCAAtctccccccccaaaccccatttgATCCCCCAAACCCTTAAAACTCCCCCTAAACCCTCTTTATCCTCCCCCAaaccccattccccccctccAGAAAAGGCCCCCCCAGAAAGCAAAacctcttctccttcccatcGCCTCCTCCTTTTGCCCAAAACCgccctttttccccccagaaagTGCTGTCCGAGGGCGAAATCGATGAGAACTTCAAGCAGCTCTTCCGGCAGTTGGCGGGGCCGGTgagcgccccacagcgcccctATAGgaaccccaccccatatcctCCTATAGGAATCCCACCCCATATCCTCCTATAGgaaccccaccccatatcctCCTATAGGAACCGTGCCCCCTATAGgaaccccaccccatatcctCCTATAGgaaccccaccccatatccccctataggAACCGCGCCCCCTAGAGGAACCCCACCCCATGCCCTCCTATAGGAACCGCACTccacagcgccccctataggAATCCCGCCCCCTATCTCCTATAGGAAccgcgccccacagcgccccctataggaaccccaccccatatcctCCTATAGGAACCCCACCCCATATCTCCTATAGGAACCACATCCCCCTATAGGAACCACActccacagtgccccataggaACAGCACCttacagccccacagtgccctgctgccccatagtgccccacagcaccccctacaggacccccaccccatattCCCCATATGGGATTGATTCTCTATTCCCCATGTAGGATTGATCCTGTATCCCCCTATAGGAAgaaccccacaccccatatgGGATGTGGGGAGTATTATGGGATGCAGCCCTACAACTGCCCACATACCCCCTGTGGAATCCACACCCCCTATAGCATGTGGGGGAGTATTACGGGATGCAGCCCCACaagtccccacatcccccctaCGGGATCCACACCCCGTAGCGCCCCTATAGGATGTGGGGACTATTATGGGATGCAGCCCCATCTCCCCTGCAGGACATGGAGATCAGCGTCACGGAGCTGCAGACGATCCTCAACCGCATCATCGCCAAACGTGAGccctggggggggaggggtagATTTTGGGCTGAAACCACCCCAAAACGGTTCATTTTGAGACCCGGAACGAAAACATCGATTCCCGGGCTCCGTTTTTGGGGCTCAAATATGaattttgggggggttttgtttttggctGCAGATAAAGACCTGCGCACCAAAGGGTTCAGCGTGGAGTCGTGCCGCAGTATGGTCAACCTGATGGACGTATCCTTTTTTTGGGGGCAATTCCTCCCATTTTGCccattttcctctcatttggggtttttttcccttccttttcttggGGGCTTTTTCACCACTtttgggtggggtttttttccaccAATATTTAGGGCTTTTCGGCTGCTTTGGGGTTTATTATCTGTTATTTTGGGGGAGGTTTCCCTTCTTTGTTATTTTGGGGcttattttggtgtttttggggtttggttttggggctttttctctggttttgcctttttttgtctttttggggGGTTATAATACATTTTTAGGgcttttgctctgtttctggGGTCTTTTTGTCGGATTTTGAGGCTCTTCATTTgattttgagggttttttggtctgtttttgGGGGCTTTTTCGTGGGTTTTTTGgagctttttgtctttttttcgTCTGCTTTTGGGgcattttgtctctttttgaGGTTTTTTCCACCTCTTTTTGGGGCCTTATGTCCATTTGGGGAACTTTTTCCATccgttttgggtttttttcatgtgtttttggGCCTTTCTGCCTATTTTTTCTGCACTTTTCCacccattttattttttttccaccaattTTGAGGGATTTTCaccattttctgtgtttttttctaccactttttttggcttttttcgGCTATTTTTGGGGGCTTCTCACCGTTTTGGGGCTTTTTCATCGATTTTTGGGCTTTTCGCTCCTTTCTTTTTGGGTCTTTTCACCCACATTGcggttttttttcccctcctttttgctttgggtttctttttctcatggGTTGTGCCCCCAAATCTCCCCATTCCTCCTTAAttccccaccaccccatagAAAGATGGGAACGGGAAGTTGGGTCTGGTGGAGTTCAACGTCCTATGGAATAGGATCCGTAATTACCTGGTGGGGGccgggggggttatggggtctggaggggagatatggggtctggggagggggttatggggtctggATGGGGATTATGGGGTCTGGGGGAGAGATACGGGGTTTGGGGAGGGGGATTATGGGGTCTGGGGGAGAGATATGGGGTTTGgggagggggttatggggttgggggggggataAGGGGTCTGGAGGGGGATTACAGGGTCTGGGGGAGAGATATGGGGTTTGGGGAGAGGattatggggttggggggggggggggggggaaggggtcTGGATGGGGATTATGGGGCCTGGGAGGGGATTATGGGGTCTGGGGATTAGATATGGGGTTTGGGGAGAGGTTTATGGGGTCTGGaggggggctatggggcaggcTGTGGGGCCTGTGTTTCCATGGGTCACTGTGGGGGTCCCACTGTCGCCCCCCCTCCCATTTTTGTGTCCCACTGACGCCCtcccccattcatccccccCCATTTTGGGGGTCCCACTGATCCCCCCCCAATTTTGTGCCCCCCTGCAGTCAGTGTTCCGCAAATTCGACCTGGACAAGTCTGGCAGTATGAGCGCCTATGAGATGCGGATGGCACTGGAGGCATCGGGTAATTAACGAACCCCCTTCCCCGTTAATCAACCCCGCGGCTCGTTAAGTCCCAGCCCTTAATGACAGCCTAACGACCTGTCCCCAAAAAGGCTACAAACTGACCCAAAAGCTGCACCAGCTCCTCATCACGCGCTACGCCGAGCCCGACCTCGCCATCGACTTCGACTCCTTCGTCTGCTGCCTCGTCCGCCTGGAGACCATGTTCCGTGagcccttttttcctcccaaaaacaCACTTTTTTGGGCAACCCCACGCCAAAAATCGCTACTTTCGGACAGAGGAAGGGGAGAACCCGCAGGAAAACGGGCGATTCGGGGGCTTTTCCCCTTAAAAATTGCCCATTTCGTGCCGTTTTTGGGGGgctgttttttcctccctgtccCCGTCggatttccccttttccccccaaaatctgATGTGGGTTTTCCCCAAATGTTTACCCCAAAATCTCCCATTTTAGCAGAAAggacccccaaaacccacaacgaaatgttaaaaaaacggctattttctgctgttttttccttctaaacCCCACagatttcccctttttcccccctcaaaaAAATCCCATGAGATTCTTGCAGCTGTTACCAAAAATCGCCAATTTTAGCAGAAAGGAcccaaaacccccccaacaAAATGTGGCATTTTGGGGCTTTCCCCCgaaaaacaaaactgccatTTCCCACCAATGGGCCCCAAAAGCCCCAATTTCTTTCCCTGTCCCAAAATCCCATTCTTTTCCCCCAAAGGTTTCTTCCAGGCGATGGATGGGGACAACGACGGCGTCGTCACCTTTGGCTTGCTGCAGGTGGGCGCTCCGtttggggccttttggggtttttgggggcattttgggACATTTTGGGACATTTGGGCCACTTCGGGGGCATTCGGGGATTCGTTTCGAGTCATTTGGGGTTCATTTTGGAGGCAGTTTTGGGACCATTTGGGACCATTTGGAGGTGGTTTGAGGCCGCTTCGGGATCACTGAAAGTCTTTTGGGTTCTTTGGGGTCATCCTGGGGGCagttttggggtcttttggggccattttgggaTCATTTGAGGCCGTTTGGGGGTTATTTGGGATCATCTGGGGACCGTTTGAGGCCATTTTGGCTTCCTTGGGCCCCATTTTGGACCTatttgggggcatttggggttcatttggggccattggggGATTATTTGGGATCTTCTGAGGCTATTTGGGCTCATTTGGGGCagatttggggccatttggggacCATTTGGGCCAGTTTGGGGTTAATTGGGCCCCATTTTGGCCCCAGTTTGGGGCATTTTGAGTTCATTAGGGGAtaatttggggccatttggggatCATTTGGGAGGACTTGGGGGCGTTTTGGGTGCATATGGGGCCAGTTTGGGTTCATCGGGCCCCATTTTGGCCCCCGtttgggggcattttggggttTCGTTGCTCATTTTGGGGTCTCATTGCCCCCCTCCTCACAGTGGCTGCAGCTCACCATGTTTGCCTAAGCGCTCCGTGGGACGGCGCCGACCCCACAGCAAGGCTGACCCTACAGCAAGGCTGACCCCACAGCAAGGCTGACCCCACAGCAAGGCTGATCCTACAGCAAGGCTGACCCCACAGCAAGGCTGATCCTACAGCAAGGCCAACCCCACAGCAAGGCTGACCCTACATCAAGGCTGACCCCACAGCAAGGTTGACCCCACAGCAAGGctgaccccacagccacctTTTGGGGCAAATCCATGCGATTTCCGTCACTCCGCCCGCACCGCAGCGGGGTTTTGCTTTTGGGATGGCAGCGAATCAGGGATCTCCTGCAGGGTGCCCTTATTTTTGTACTCCCTCAACCCTACAAACACCCCGAAGTGCCGATTCAACCAAAGCTCGgcccttttttctccccttttcccccccttccccccttatttcccctctttctcccctaattcccccatttaccccctttccccccctttccccccccttttccgcccctttcccccccttttccctcttttccccctctccccccattttccccccttttctcccttcccccccattttccccccccttccccctgcattttctccccctttcccccctttccccccttttcccctttctcttccccttttcttcctttcctccccctttcccccccttttaaccccatTTTTACGTTTTTCCCccgttttttcccctttccccccttcttttttcccc from Gallus gallus isolate bGalGal1 chromosome 39 unlocalized genomic scaffold, bGalGal1.mat.broiler.GRCg7b 39_unloc2, whole genome shotgun sequence includes:
- the CAPN1 gene encoding calpain-1 catalytic subunit; this encodes MAEEPVVPVFCTGVSAQVQRQRAKALGLGQHQNAVRFRGQDYAALRDDCLRSGSLFRDETFPPSASSLGFRELGPGSSKTRGVTWKRPTELCRHPQFIVDGATRTDICQGALGDCWLLAAIASLTLNETILHRVVPHGQSFQDGYAGIFHFQIWQFGEWQDVVVDDYLPTKDGKLLFVHSAEGTEFWSALLEKAYAKVNGCYEALSGGSTSEGFEDFTGGVTEWYDLRKPPADLYQIILKALERGSLLGCSIDITSAFDMEAVTFKKLVKGHAYSVTGAKQISYRGQSLGLIRMRNPWGEVEWTGAWSDNSSEWNAVEPALRQQLMVRMEDGEFWMSFRDFLREFTRLEICNLTPDALQSRKFRKWNTRLYDGSWRRGSTAGGCRNYPATFWINPQFKICLEEVDDDGDDFGGREPGCSFLLALMQKHRRRERRYGKDMETIGFAVYEVPPEHVGRSGVHLQRDFFLSNASRARSEQFINLREVSTRLRLPPGEYIVVPSTFEPNREGDFVLRVFSEKRADTEEMDDKIEAKLPDEKVLSEGEIDENFKQLFRQLAGPDMEISVTELQTILNRIIAKHKDLRTKGFSVESCRSMVNLMDKDGNGKLGLVEFNVLWNRIRNYLSVFRKFDLDKSGSMSAYEMRMALEASGYKLTQKLHQLLITRYAEPDLAIDFDSFVCCLVRLETMFRFFQAMDGDNDGVVTFGLLQWLQLTMFA